The Vicinamibacteria bacterium genome includes a window with the following:
- a CDS encoding aspartate aminotransferase family protein, whose translation MKNVSSPDVESNRELLARDRAHLIHPLHSPSAHEKGHVWVRGEGARIFDADGKEYIDGLSGLWNVSVGHGRKELAEAARDQMETLGYCSGYAGSTNRHAIALAERLAEWAYPGINRFFFTSGGGESSDTAFKTARFYWKIRGKPGKTKVISRRWGYHGVTLAAMSATGIESYWPMFEPRVPGFVHIPSPYPYRYEAPAGETPGVAAANELEKAILREGPDTVAMFLAEPVQGAGGVIVPQDDYFPRIRQICDQYDVLLVSDEVITGFGRTGTRFGLMHWGVEPDMIQFAKGITSGYFPLGGVGLSDEIAETLDPAAPVWMHAYTYSGHPVGCRVALTNLEIIDREELVTEASRKGRLLLDGLRDALDSHPHVGEVRGIGLMGAVELVRDKSSKEEFPADEKVGLRVHEAAQERGLFSRVRGDVFLLAPPLVISAEEIDRTVSALTGAITGVLG comes from the coding sequence ATGAAGAATGTATCCTCGCCCGACGTCGAATCCAACCGCGAGCTCCTCGCTCGAGACCGCGCGCATTTGATCCATCCCTTGCACAGCCCATCGGCTCACGAGAAGGGCCACGTCTGGGTGAGGGGTGAGGGAGCTCGTATTTTCGACGCCGATGGCAAGGAGTATATCGATGGCCTGTCGGGCCTCTGGAACGTATCCGTCGGCCACGGCAGGAAGGAGCTGGCCGAGGCCGCGCGCGATCAAATGGAGACGCTCGGCTACTGCTCCGGCTACGCCGGGAGCACGAATCGGCATGCCATCGCCCTCGCGGAGCGCCTCGCCGAGTGGGCTTATCCGGGAATCAATCGCTTCTTCTTCACGTCGGGTGGAGGGGAATCGAGCGACACCGCCTTCAAGACCGCGCGTTTCTACTGGAAGATCCGGGGCAAGCCCGGAAAAACGAAGGTCATCTCGCGACGTTGGGGCTATCATGGCGTGACGCTCGCGGCGATGAGCGCAACCGGCATCGAAAGCTACTGGCCCATGTTCGAGCCGCGGGTCCCGGGCTTCGTTCACATTCCGTCGCCCTATCCGTACCGGTACGAAGCACCCGCAGGCGAGACGCCGGGGGTCGCGGCGGCCAACGAGCTCGAAAAAGCGATCCTCCGAGAAGGGCCGGACACGGTCGCGATGTTCCTGGCCGAGCCCGTCCAGGGTGCGGGTGGAGTCATCGTTCCGCAGGACGACTATTTCCCGCGCATCCGTCAGATCTGTGACCAGTACGACGTGCTGCTCGTCTCCGACGAGGTGATCACGGGTTTCGGGCGCACCGGGACCCGGTTCGGACTGATGCACTGGGGAGTCGAGCCCGATATGATCCAGTTCGCGAAGGGTATCACTTCGGGTTACTTCCCTCTGGGCGGGGTGGGGCTGAGCGACGAGATCGCCGAGACGCTCGATCCGGCTGCCCCCGTCTGGATGCATGCTTACACTTATAGCGGGCATCCCGTTGGATGTCGCGTGGCTTTGACGAACCTCGAGATCATCGATCGCGAGGAGCTCGTCACCGAGGCTTCACGGAAAGGACGGCTCCTGTTGGACGGCCTTCGTGACGCCTTGGACTCGCACCCCCACGTGGGCGAGGTGCGGGGAATTGGCCTCATGGGCGCGGTCGAGCTCGTACGCGACAAATCGTCGAAGGAGGAGTTTCCCGCCGACGAGAAAGTGGGGCTCAGAGTTCACGAGGCAGCCCAGGAACGGGGCCTTTTTTCCCGGGTCCGGGGCGACGTCT
- a CDS encoding aldolase/citrate lyase family protein: protein MMHLVLVAVVSTPVVSTEGPKRVNKLVELLASGKPVFGIFSGEKTPAVAAQVAANEQADFVFYDLERGPFDVLGMQIFMQFMIDRASVARSGTVFNERPLVARLPPIRDGRIEAQDRVKRLLDAGVYGIVFPHVESREDAELAVSSMRYRPAGKRPLETGDAPRYWGLGEEDYRRRSDLWPVNPEGELVNMLLIEDQVGVRNAREIVSTEGVSIVFPGPGDLRRAYENDSEAVESAIQTVLAACKEFDVVCGITAGPGDIEKRLAEGFRVVIVTAPEALEVGRRASGR from the coding sequence ATGATGCACCTAGTCCTCGTGGCGGTCGTATCGACGCCAGTCGTTTCGACCGAGGGACCCAAGCGAGTCAACAAGCTCGTCGAGCTCCTGGCTTCGGGAAAGCCGGTTTTCGGCATTTTTTCCGGAGAGAAGACCCCAGCCGTCGCGGCCCAGGTCGCCGCGAACGAGCAGGCTGACTTCGTGTTCTACGATCTGGAGCGAGGGCCATTCGATGTTCTCGGCATGCAGATCTTCATGCAGTTCATGATCGATCGCGCCAGTGTGGCTCGCAGCGGTACGGTTTTCAACGAACGCCCTCTCGTCGCGCGCCTGCCTCCCATCCGGGACGGCCGCATCGAGGCACAGGATCGGGTGAAGCGGCTTCTGGACGCGGGCGTCTACGGCATCGTGTTTCCCCACGTGGAATCTCGAGAGGACGCCGAGCTCGCCGTTTCCTCGATGCGATACCGCCCGGCGGGAAAGCGACCCCTAGAGACCGGCGACGCGCCTCGTTACTGGGGTCTCGGCGAGGAGGACTATCGGCGACGCTCGGACCTCTGGCCGGTCAATCCCGAAGGCGAGCTCGTGAACATGCTGCTCATCGAAGACCAGGTCGGCGTTCGTAACGCCCGAGAGATCGTGTCGACCGAAGGCGTCAGCATCGTGTTTCCGGGTCCAGGCGATCTGCGACGGGCGTACGAGAACGATTCGGAAGCCGTCGAGAGCGCGATCCAGACCGTGCTCGCCGCCTGCAAGGAGTTCGATGTCGTATGCGGCATCACTGCCGGCCCGGGCGACATCGAGAAGCGGTTGGCAGAAGGCTTTCGCGTGGTTATCGTAACGGCACCCGAAGCGCTCGAGGTCGGCCGTCGCGCCTCGGGCCGGTAG